The sequence GCGTGTCTCGGGTGGCGGTCGGGTGGCCTGGGGTGGTAGATCACTTCTACTGTGGACGAGCGGTTGATCCAGCAGTGGGTGCCTGACGAGTTGTGGAACCTGGCCGGTCCGTTGATCCCGCCCCCGCCTCGACGTCGGCAGGGCGGAGGTACACCGCCGATCGACGCGCGGGCGGTGTTCGCCGCGATCGTGTACGTCCTGACCACCGGTTGCGCGTGGCGGCACCTACCGCCCGGGTTCGGTGTGTCCAGAGCCACCGCGCATCGCCGATTCACGGCGTGGACTGCCGCCGGACTGTGGCGGCGGCTTCACGTCGCCGCGTTGGACCAGCTCGGCGCGCAAGGGCTGATCGACTGGTCCCGTGCCACCGCCGACGCCGCCTACGTGCGGGCGAAAAAGGGGGCGGTCTGACCGGTCCGAGCCCGGTCGACCGAGGCAAGCCCGGCAGCAAGATCCACGCTCTATCCGAACGCGGCGGGCTCCCGCTGTCCGTGGGCGTGTCCGCGGCGAACACCCACGACAGCCGCTGCCTGGAATCCCTGGTCAAGGCCATCCCCGCCGTCAGGTCCCGGCGCGGCCCCCGCCGGCGACGGCCGGACAAGCTGCACGCCGACAAGGGATACGACTACCCGCACC comes from Micromonospora viridifaciens and encodes:
- a CDS encoding IS5 family transposase (programmed frameshift), producing the protein MQQWVPDELWNLAGPLIPPPPRRRQGGGTPPIDARAVFAAIVYVLTTGCAWRHLPPGFGVSRATAHRRFTAWTAAGLWRRLHVAALDQLGAQGLIDWSRATADAAYVRAKKGALTGPSPVDRGKPGSKIHALSERGGLPLSVGVSAANTHDSRCLESLVKAIPAVRSRRGPRRRRPDKLHADKGYDYPHLWRMLRQRGIRPRIARRGIDSPNRLGRHRWVIERTFAWFTGYRRLTIRYERNPGLYCALLTLAAALTCHKRYLRLTT